AAGAACTGCGGTTGTTCTTGCGATGTCTTGGCTCATGGTGTTTGTAACTGGCGCGCAATCCGGCATTTCTGAAATAAACAAAAGAAGCTGGATGTTTTTAATTTTTTCAGGGCTTGCAACGGGAGCTTCCTGGCTATGCTATTACAAGGCGCTTCAAATCGGGGAAGCTTCAAAAGTTGTTCCAATCGACAAAATGAGTGTTGTGCTTACATTGATTCTTGCGTTTATTTTTCTGCATGAACAGTTCACGGCAAAGACACTGGCAGGCATGATTCTTTTGACCGCCGGAACAATTCTTATGATAAAATAATTTTCAAAATTTTTTCAGTCTTTCTGGCAGTGTATAAAAGTCAGCTCGTGCTTGTTGTAATTCAAATGCACAACTTTGCTGTCAGGAATTTCTTCAAACTTTGAAATCAGATTCCAGTCGGCTTTTCCTTGCATTTTTATTGTGCAAATCATTTTTTTAGTTTTTCCGCTTTCAAGCCACATTTTTATCCATTCAAGAAGACGCTCAGGATAGCAAATCACATCGCTGAAAACCCAGTCGAATTCTCCAAGTGATTCAGGCTTCAATGTAAAAGCGTCATGCGCCAAAAATTCCACAAGCGGATTTTTCATTAACGACGGAACAAGCTCGCTTCTGTCAACTGCAAAAACTTTTGCGCCTAAATTCACAAGAACATAAGTCCAGCCGCCGGGACACGCTCCAGCTTCAAAACACCTTGAAGAAGCAGAAGGAAGCCCGCAGCCAAAAATGCTGTCTGCAACAGAAAGGCTTTCCTGAATTTTTAAATACGCGCGGCTCGGAGGATTTTCGTGATCTTCTATAAATGAAATTTTTCCGGCAGGAAGCGGACTGGAAGTTTTTGCGGAAGCAATCATCATGTTTTTATCAAGCAAGCAAAAAAGTCCGATTTCTGATGCAGGAAGTTTTACAGGAAAATTTTTCGGCTTGAAATTTATATACGGAAGTTTTTCTTGAATCAATGCGGCTCTTCTAAAACAAGTTGAACTGCAAGAAGCCCAGGAACGTTGAATTTTTTTCAGTTCGCTGGCGGCTTCTCCAATTGAATCGAATTTCAAAATGAAAGGTTCAAGCATCGCGCTTCTGCAAAAGTAAGGAACTTTAAAAGTTCCGTCAGAATTTTTTACGTTGTAGTCAGGAATGTAAAGAAGTTCTCCGTAAGCAACAGCATTTTTCATAGAAACAGAAAAACGTTCTTTTAGCTCGTCTCTTAGAATTCCATCCATTTCTGGAAAAGGAAGAAACGCCGCGCCTGAAATTTTTTCTATTGAAGTGCTCATTTTACAAATTCCGCTTCTGGGGAAATAATCATGTCAGCAAGATCAGGATTTTCCTCGGAACTTTCCTGAAGGCTGTTTATAAAAGAAGCCAATGCAGGAGAATCCGGAGAACGCAAAATTTTAAATCCAATTTCAGTTTCACTTTCGTCTTCTTTTTTCCATTTTGGAACACAGACAAATTCAAGCGGACGTGAAAAATCCTGCCGAGAAAAAGTTATAAAAACAGTATACTCATCTTCCGTATCTACAAAGACAGGATTTGGAAAATGCGCACTGAATCCAGACATACTTATATCTTCAAGGACTCCGGGCAAGGCGCAGATACGTTCGCAATCAATGCGCCCAATTTCATTAAAACGCTCTTCCCCTCTGAGCTCCTTTTTCATATCAGTTCATATCCTCTTCGCTGAGTTTCATAATCATGTCGTAGATTGGTTTTCCGCCCGGAACCATAGGAAGAACCATTTCGTCAATGTCAACTTCAGCATCGATTACAGCCGGTTTTTTTGCATCAAAAGCTTCCTTGAAAACTTTTTCAAATTCCTTTGCATTGCTCGCCTTGTAACCTTTAATTCCGTAAGCATCGGCAAGCTTGCACCAGTCAGGTCCAAAGTCAAGAGTTGTCTGGCTGAATCTTTTTCCGTAGAAAAGACGCTGCCACATTCTTACATTTCCGAGCGCGTGATTGTTCACAACAATAATTACAATCGGAAGATTATAATGCTGAATTGTCGCAAGTTCGTTGCAGTTCATGCGGAATGAGCCATCGCCTGCAATATGAACAACGCAGTTATTTTTGTCCGCAAACTGAACTCCCATCGCAGCACCAGTTCCAAATCCCATTGTTCCAAGTCCGCCGGAAGTTATAAAAGTTCTAGGCTTTGTAAATGGATAAAACTGAGCAGTCCAC
This genomic stretch from uncultured Treponema sp. harbors:
- a CDS encoding EamA family transporter, encoding MMWLIFAILSSVFAALTSILAKIGIDGVNSNLATAIRTAVVLAMSWLMVFVTGAQSGISEINKRSWMFLIFSGLATGASWLCYYKALQIGEASKVVPIDKMSVVLTLILAFIFLHEQFTAKTLAGMILLTAGTILMIK
- a CDS encoding SAM-dependent methyltransferase, encoding MSTSIEKISGAAFLPFPEMDGILRDELKERFSVSMKNAVAYGELLYIPDYNVKNSDGTFKVPYFCRSAMLEPFILKFDSIGEAASELKKIQRSWASCSSTCFRRAALIQEKLPYINFKPKNFPVKLPASEIGLFCLLDKNMMIASAKTSSPLPAGKISFIEDHENPPSRAYLKIQESLSVADSIFGCGLPSASSRCFEAGACPGGWTYVLVNLGAKVFAVDRSELVPSLMKNPLVEFLAHDAFTLKPESLGEFDWVFSDVICYPERLLEWIKMWLESGKTKKMICTIKMQGKADWNLISKFEEIPDSKVVHLNYNKHELTFIHCQKD
- a CDS encoding PilZ domain-containing protein, which produces MKKELRGEERFNEIGRIDCERICALPGVLEDISMSGFSAHFPNPVFVDTEDEYTVFITFSRQDFSRPLEFVCVPKWKKEDESETEIGFKILRSPDSPALASFINSLQESSEENPDLADMIISPEAEFVK